The DNA sequence CTTTGGCCCGGCAGGCCGAGGTCGTCGTCGACGTGGGGGTCGCCGAAGAAGCGTGCCCGATGAATCTGGCCCCGACCTGCAGCACCACCGCGGCGCTCGCCATGGGCGATGCCCTGGCCATGGCCCTGCTCGAGCTGCGCGGGCTCCGCGCGGAAGACTTCGTCGCCCTGCATCCCCGCGGCACCCTCGGGTGGCGGACCCTCGTCCGCGTGGCCGATCTGATGCACCAGGGCGACGAGGTTCCCATCGTGGCGGCCGATGTCCTCATGAAAGACGCGATCGTCGAGATGACCCGAAAGCGCCTGGGCATTACCACGGTGGTGGACGAGTTGGGGCGGCTGACCGGCGTGATCAGCGACGGTGACTTGCGCCGGGCGCACCTCCGGCCGGAGCCGATCGTGGACCTCAGAGCCGGCGAGCTGGCCAGCCGCAGCCCCAAGACCGTGGACGCCGGGGAGCTCGCCGTCAAGGCGCTGGAGATCATGGAGACGTTCGCGATCACCAGCCTTATCATTGTCGATGATGCGCGTCGGCCGGTCGGCGTCATTCACCTGCACGATATCTTGAGGGCGAAGATCGACCTGTAATACCCCGCCGAGCAATTCCCTTTTCCGCGTGGGAGGCGTGTGATAGGCTGGTATCAAAATTGCAGGGTGTCATAGTGGACCGTCTATCACGACGCATTCTCGCGATCGTCATCCTGTTCGTTCTCGTCGTGGCGGGCGTCCTGGTCGTGCGCACGCAGGCGGTGCGGATGGAGCCGGTCGGTCCCCAACCGTCCAGCGCGGATCTGAGCATCAAGGACGTCGACCTGCAAGAGCAGTACGGCGGGACGTCATGGCAGCTCACCGCTGATCAGGGGGCGGTCTTTGAGCGCGAGCGCCGGACGACGCTCCGGAACATCCGGGTGCGGGTGGAGCATCGCGACCAGACGTGGACGATCGTGGGTCAGGAGGGGGACTATTTTCAGGACACGCGCGACGTGGAGCTCCGCGGTAACGTCGTCCTGACCTCCGCCGACGGCCTGCGCCTGGAGACGAGCGTGCTGCGCTGGAAGGGCGCCGAGCGTCGCTTGTGGACGGACGCGCCGGTGCGTTTGTATCAGGATGGCACCGTGGTCGACGGCAGCGGCCTGGACGTCCGAATGGCCGAAGAGGCAACCACGATCCAGGGGCGCGTGCGGGCGACCTTCGCCGACGAGTCCGGACGGTGAGGGGGCGAGCCGTGCTTGCGCTCGGCGTGCTCGTCACCACGCTGGCCGGCGCGCAGGGCGCCGAGGCCCAGCTCACGCCGAGTCTGGGCAAGGGCCGCGAGGGTGGTCAACAACCGGTCACCGTGGACGCCGATCGCATGGAGCGCCTGGGCAAGGAGAGCCTCATCATCTTCCTCGGCAATGTTGTGGCGCGCCAGAACGGCTCCGTGCAGTACGCTGATCGGGTGGAGCTCTATCTCGACGAGAAGGGCGACCGGATCCTCCGGACGGTGTCCACCGGGAACGTGCGCATCGTCACCAGCGACTGCAAGATGGGGACGGCCCGGCGCGTCGAGTACTTCGATCTCGACCAGCGCGTGGTGCTCATCGGCGACGCCCGGGTATGGGAGGGCGACAACGTCATCACCGGTGACACCATCACCATCTTCCTGGCCCAGGACCGCAGCGTGGTCCAGGGGGGCAAGCAGGAGCGGGTGAAGGCGGTGTTCCACCCCAAGGACGACCGGCAGGCGTCCGCCGCGGCGGCGGGGCCGCGTGCGGCCTGCGGGCCCTGAGGCGATGGAAGGTCTAATCGCCCAGGACCTCAGCAAGTGGTTCAAGCACCGCCAGGTGGTCGACCGGGTGTCGCTCGAGATCCAGCGGGGCGAGGTGGTGGGCCTCCTGGGGCCCAACGGCGCCGGCAAGACGACGTCCTTCTACATGATCGTGGGGCTCCTCGCCGCCGACGGGGGGCGGATTTTCCTCGAGGGGACGGAGATCACGGCCCTGCCCATGTACCGGCGCTGCCGGATGGGCGTGGGGTACCTGCCCCAGGAGTCGTCGGTGTTCCGCAAGCTCACTGTCGAGGAGAACCTGCTGGCCATTCTTGAATCGCTCGATCTCACCGCCGCCGAGCGGCGGGAGCGCGCCCGCGGGCTGCTGGCCGAGCTCGATCTCACCGGGCTGGCCCAGTATCCGGCCTACACCCTGTCGGGCGGCGAGCGCCGGCGGCTGGAGATCACCCGGGCCCTCGTCACGTCGCCCCGGTATCTGCTCCTGGACGAGCCCTTCACGGGGATCGATCCCATCGCCATCGGCGACATCCAGGAGATCCTCGGCCGCCTCCGCGACCGCGGTATCGGCATCCTCATCACTGACCACAACGTCCGCGAGACCCTGGCCATCACCGACCGCGCCTACATCCTCTACGACGGCAAAGTGCTGGTGTCGGGCACGGCCAGCGAAATCGCCAACAATCCCGTCGCCCGGGAGATCTACCTGGGCGAGCGGTTTTCCCTCTAGAGGTCCCCGGCACCGCCATGGCGATGGAAACGCGACTTTCCTTACGGCAGAGCCAGCGGGTGGTCATGACGCCGCTGCTCCAGCAGGCCATCCAGCTGCTGCAGCTGTCCACCCTCG is a window from the Candidatus Methylomirabilota bacterium genome containing:
- the lptB gene encoding LPS export ABC transporter ATP-binding protein, encoding MEGLIAQDLSKWFKHRQVVDRVSLEIQRGEVVGLLGPNGAGKTTSFYMIVGLLAADGGRIFLEGTEITALPMYRRCRMGVGYLPQESSVFRKLTVEENLLAILESLDLTAAERRERARGLLAELDLTGLAQYPAYTLSGGERRRLEITRALVTSPRYLLLDEPFTGIDPIAIGDIQEILGRLRDRGIGILITDHNVRETLAITDRAYILYDGKVLVSGTASEIANNPVAREIYLGERFSL
- the lptC gene encoding LPS export ABC transporter periplasmic protein LptC; the encoded protein is MDRLSRRILAIVILFVLVVAGVLVVRTQAVRMEPVGPQPSSADLSIKDVDLQEQYGGTSWQLTADQGAVFERERRTTLRNIRVRVEHRDQTWTIVGQEGDYFQDTRDVELRGNVVLTSADGLRLETSVLRWKGAERRLWTDAPVRLYQDGTVVDGSGLDVRMAEEATTIQGRVRATFADESGR
- a CDS encoding KpsF/GutQ family sugar-phosphate isomerase gives rise to the protein MSGWRDLAERVLRLEAEAITALIPRLDEGFDRAVELLFRCRGRVIVTGMGKSGLIGRKIAATLASTGTPSYFLHPAEGVHGDLGMVARGDVVLALSNSGETDELLAIVPVLKRLGIPIVLLTGSPTSTLARQAEVVVDVGVAEEACPMNLAPTCSTTAALAMGDALAMALLELRGLRAEDFVALHPRGTLGWRTLVRVADLMHQGDEVPIVAADVLMKDAIVEMTRKRLGITTVVDELGRLTGVISDGDLRRAHLRPEPIVDLRAGELASRSPKTVDAGELAVKALEIMETFAITSLIIVDDARRPVGVIHLHDILRAKIDL
- the lptA gene encoding lipopolysaccharide transport periplasmic protein LptA codes for the protein MLALGVLVTTLAGAQGAEAQLTPSLGKGREGGQQPVTVDADRMERLGKESLIIFLGNVVARQNGSVQYADRVELYLDEKGDRILRTVSTGNVRIVTSDCKMGTARRVEYFDLDQRVVLIGDARVWEGDNVITGDTITIFLAQDRSVVQGGKQERVKAVFHPKDDRQASAAAAGPRAACGP